In a genomic window of Urocitellus parryii isolate mUroPar1 chromosome 2, mUroPar1.hap1, whole genome shotgun sequence:
- the Ildr1 gene encoding immunoglobulin-like domain-containing receptor 1 has translation MALTAMILTVKKGYREMYKGNRERGIWYYKNAIKVDHLPHCPLLLPSGCLSLLVTVQHTERYVTLFASVVLKCDYTTSAQLQDVVVTWRFKSFCKDPIFDYFSASYQAALSLGQDPSNDCNDNQREVRIVAQRRGQNEPVLGVDYRQRKITIQNRADLVINEVMWWDHGVYYCTIEAPGDTSGDPDKEVKLIVLHWLTVIFIILGALVLFMLIGVCWCQCCPQYCCCYIRCPCCPTRCCCPEEALARHRYMKQAQVLGPQMLEKPLYWGADRSSQVSSYAMNPLLQRDLSLRSSLPQMPMTQTTTHPPITNGVLEYLEKELRNLNPAQPLPTNLKARSGHPCSMLSSLGSEVVERRIIHLPPLIRDPSSLGRTSDSSHQLWHTPISSRPWDLREGRRQHHYSDFHQELQDWGPKPWALGRRELDHPGSGRRHHSRRNGSPTPPWSDRDSLSDGFSSSEAHWQPSHPPPRSHWERPSRRRTRESVPRRGRRRASSCSPPPPSGLSSWSSEEEKERPPRSWGTRHHRSQSPNWLEEKPPSYRSLDVTPGKNGRKKGSVARRSEKDSSHSGRSVII, from the exons ATGGCCCTCACTGCCATGATACTCACTGTCAAGAAGGGATACAGAGAAATGTACAAAGGCAACCGTGAAAGAGGCATATGGTACTACAAGAACGC GATAAAAGTAGATCACCTTCCACATTGTCCCCTGCTCTTGCCTTCAGGGTGCCTGTCCTTGCTGGTGACGGTCCAACACACAGAGCGTTATGTCACTCTGTTTGCCTCTGTTGTCCTCAAATGTGACTATACGACCTCTGCCCAGCTCCAGGATGTGGTGGTGACATGGCGCTTCAAGTCCTTCTGCAAGGACCCCATCTTTGACTACTTCTCTGCCT CATACCAAGCAGCTTTATCCCTGGGCCAGGACCCCTCCAATGACTGCAATGATAATCAGAGGGAAGTTCGCATCGTGGCCCAGAGACGGGGACAGAATGAGCCAGTGCTGGGGGTGGATTATCGTCAGCGCAAGATTACCATCCAAAACC GAGCTGATCTTGTGATTAACGAAGTGATGTGGTGGGATCATGGAGTGTATTATTGCACCATTGAGGCCCCAGGGGACACATCAGGAGACCCTGATAAGGAGGTGAAGCTCATCGTCCTTC ACTGGCTGACAGTGATCTTCATCATTCTGGGAGCACTGGTCCTCTTCATGCTGATTGGAGTGTGCTGGTGCCAGTGCTGTCCTCAGTATTGCTGCTGCTACATCCGTTGTCCCTGCTGTCCTACCCGTTGCTGCTGTCCTGAAGAAG CCCTGGCCCGCCACCGCTACATGAAGCAGGCTCAGGTCCTAGGTCCTCAGATGCTGGAAAAACCCCTGTACTGGGGGGCGGACAGGAGCTCCCAGGTTTCATCTTATGCAATGAACCCGCTGCTGCAGCGAG ATTTGTCCTTACGGTCCAGCCTCCCACAGATGCCAATGACCCAGACCACCACTCACCCTCCTATCACCAATGGTGTCCTGGAATATTTGGAAAAAGAGCTGCGGAACCTCAACCCAGCCCAACCTCTGCCCACTAACCTCAAAGCCAGGTCTGGCCATCCCTGCAGCATGCTGTCCTCCCTGGGTTCCGAGGTTGTGGAACGCAGGATCATTCACCTGCCCCCACTGATCAGAGACCCATCCTCCTTGGGGAGGACCAGCGACTCCTCACACCAGCTGTGGCACACCCCAATTTCCTCCAGACCCTGGGATctgagggaggggagaaggcagCACCATTACTCTGATTTCCACCAGGAGCTCCAGGACTGGGGTCCAAAACCCTGGGCACTGGGGAGAAGAGAGCTGGACCACCCAGGGAGTGGAAGGCGCCACCATTCCAGGAGGAATGGGTCACCCACGCCGCCCTGGTCAGACAGGGACAGCCTGAGCGATGGCTTCTCGTCCAGTGAAGCCCACTGGCAGCCCAGCCACCCGCCTCCCAGGAGCCACTGGGAGAGGCCAAGCAGGCGCAGGACCCGGGAGAGTGTCCCTAGACGCGGGAGACGCAGGGCCAGCAGCTGCTCCCCGCCACCGCCCTCTGGACTCAGCTCTTGGAGCtcggaggaggagaaggagaggccGCCCCGCAGCTGGGGAACCCGCCACCACCGCTCGCAGTCCCCGAATTGGCTAGAGGAGAAGCCGCCCAGCTACCGCTCGCTGGATGTCACTCCAGGCAAGAATGGCAGGAAAAAAGGGAGTGTGGCGAGGCGCTCG GAGAAAGACAGCTCCCATAGTGGAAGGAGTGTGATCATTTAA